Below is a window of Lacibacter sp. H407 DNA.
ACCGTAAATTGCAAGGAATAAAAGCACACGCATGAATGCAGTAATAACTATACCGCTCACTGCACTCCGTTTTACTTCTTTCATACTTACAGTAGTTGATCGGTCCTCCAGTATGCGATGAATGCCGGCAAACGTAATATAACCACCTACAGTGCCCCCAACCAATGTTACAATGGATGTTAAGTTAATTATCGAAGGAACAACCGTTCGGTATGCTACTTCAGCAAGTGGAGGTTGCGCAGAAAATACCACATAGAGCATTAAGCCAAGCATTACAATTCCAAGCAGTTTCACAAACAGGTCCATTGCTTTCGCTGTATCTTTTGAGAGGAAAAGAACGACCCCTATTCCTGCGCTGATCAAACTTCCTGTTTTTAAACTGATAGGAAAGAGAATCGTTAGTCCAAGCCCTGCACCCGACACATTGCCAATATTAAATGCTAACCCACCAAGGCAAATTAAAATAGTCAACGCATGACCACTTCCTGGAATCACTTCATTGGCCAATTCCGATCCTCGTTTATTATTAGCCGTGAGTATTTGCCAGATGTTCAGCTGTGCAATAATATCAATGATCACCGAAACAAGAATCACAAAGCCCATGCTCGCCATGAGCTGTTGTGTAAACACCGTAGTTTGCGTAAGAAAACCCGGGCCGATAGCAGAGGTTGCCATAAGAAAAGCAGCACCTGCACCTTTGCCGCCCAATAGTTTCCAGTTAGTTTGCTTTGATGTCAATGCGGGCTTGTTGTAAGGCTGATGAAATGGTTGTTGCAAAAGCGACGGCATTTTTTCCATCGCCATGTATACAGATCGTATCTGCTTTTACAGGAACGATCTTTCCTGTTACACTCGTAAGAGTTTGTTCATTGATCATTTGTAAAATTTGCTGTACTGCTTGTTGTTCATTCTCAACAAATGCATTGGCTTGGGAGCGGGGTGTTAAGCTGCCATCATCCTGATACGTGCGATCAGCAAACACTTCGTGCACTGTTTTTAACTGCAATGCATTTGCTTCCGTTAATGAAATGCTGCCGCTCAAGCCAAACAAGAATAAACCAGCATCAAATTCGTAAACCGCTTTTGCAATGGCAGCAGCGATCGATTTATCTTTTGCTGATTGATTGTACAATGCCCCATGTGGTTTTACATGGTGCAGTTTGCCGCCAAGCTCATTGGTGATTCCGGAAATGATATTGAGCTGTTCTGTAACAATCGCATAGATTTCATTTGTGGAGCGTTGCATTTCTGTGCGACCAAAATTTTCGAGATCGGGCCAGGAAGGATGAGCGCCAACTGAAACGCCGTGCTTCATGCAAAGTTCGATCGTTCGTTTCATGGTTTCAACATTGCCTGCATGAAAACCACAGGCAATATTTGCACTGCTGATGAGCGGAATGATCTGCTCATCAGTTGCTAATCCTTCACCTAAATCACAATTCAAATCAACCTGCATATAATTGTTCCAGCGTTTGTTTGATGTTTGATAATTGCGCAGCCTGTTTCAAATATAATTCTTCTGCCAGTTGCAGATCGATCAATTGAAAATGAATCTGATCACCCGGTTTTTTTTGTGACAGCATCGAACGGTCAGCAGCACATACCTGTGCAACACGTGGATAGCCGCCAACTGTTTGTGCATCGGCCATTAAAATGATCAACTCACCGGAAGGAGTTAATTGCATTGTTCCTTGTGTAACAGGAGAAGAAATGATCTCACATGCTTGTTCGGTTTTGAATGCTTCTTTTTTTAACCGATATCCCATGCGGCTGCTTTGCGGACTGATACTGAATGTGCCTCCCGACAAAATTGCTTTTGATGCATCATCCATATAATTCCATTCAGCACCTTTAATGATACGAATATTGCTCGTGGCGTAGTCAGGCGCTGTAATATTTAATGAAACAACAGCGCCTGCTTTCAGCACCGTCATTAATGTTTTCTGTAAAGGAGATAAGTTTATTCTTAGTTTTAATTCATCGCTCTTTTGCAATGGCCTCCCTTGATAGCCTCCAGCTTTTACCAACAAATCAGTTGCAGAACTATCCAAGAACTCATCAGCCTCAAAACCTCCAGCCACGGCCATGTATAACCGAAAACCATGGATGGGTTGTTTGCATTCGATCATACTTCCTTTTGAAATGAAAACCGGTTGATTGAGTTGAATGATGGTATGTTCTGTTTGTGGTTGTAAACCGGAACCTGTAAAAGCAATGACTGCATCCTGTAAAAAACGAAAACGGTGCGGCGATTGTGTGATTTCCAATACAGCTTCTTTTGGATCGTTTCCAATCAATGTATTTGCAAGTTGGGCTGTATATTCATCCATTGCTCCGCTTTTGCTTACGCCAAACTGCAAGTAGCGAGTGCGTCCTGTATTTTGCAGCGTAGTTAAGAAACCACATTGTTCAATATGGATAATCTGTTTTTTCTTGTCAGATATTCTCTTCGGATGATTGATGCTGTTTGTTAAATTCCGTCCCATGAGGTCGTCTGACGAATCATACTTTTCAAATTCATTTATAGTGATAGCTTTGAATTTTACTTCGTCACCTGCTTTTAATAAAAACGGATTATCTTTTTGCAGATCAAAAATATTGATAGGAGTTCTGCCAATAATATTCCATCCGCCGGGTGTTGCAAACGGATAGATGCCGGTTTGATTTCCTGCAATAGCAACAGAACCGGGTGGAACCTGCAATCGTGGTTGTGTTTTTCGTTGTGTGGTCAAACGTTCATCCACTGTTCCCATATACGGAAAGCCGGGTGTAAAGCCGATCATAAATACATGATAGGATTTACCTTGATGCAGTTGAATAATTTCTTCAATGGAAAGTTGTAGCGATGCGGAAAGTTCCTGCAAGTCGATCCCGAAACTTTCTTCGTAACAAACGGGGATCGTAATCACTGATCGTTCAACAACTGAATCAATTGCAACGCTTTCGTTCTGTAAGATGTTTTTCAATTGCTTGATGACTGTTGCTGCAATTGTTTCTTCTGATTTTGCGATCTGCAGCGGATCATAATAAACAGCCAGTGAATTATACGCCGGTACTGTTTCAATAAAACCAACAAATGGATATTGCTCAATCAATTGCTTTGCCTGCATCAAACGCTCATGAATACTGCTTTCTATGGTTGATCCAAAAGAAAGCAGTACCGACGATTCGTTGACGGGTATGTATGTAACATCCTGCATGAACAATGAAAGTACAAAATCAGTAAACACAAACGCCCCGTAAAACGGGGCGCTGAATTGTATTTGTATAAAACGATGATTATTCGACTACGGTCAGTTTGATGAGGTTGGTTGGCAAATGCAGATGAACCGGTGTACTTCCTGTGTTCACAACAATTTCACCTGTTTGTACAAAACCACGCTCTTTTAAAATATTAATCTGATCAGCAATGATATCATCCACGCTGATCTCTTCTGAATAATAAAATGCTCGAACGCCCCAGCTTAAACTCAACTGATTTACAAGTTTCCGTTCTTTTGTAAAAATGAACAACGGTGCTTTTGGACGGAAGCTGCTCAACATAAAACCGGTGTAGCCGCTCAGCGTCATACCGATCAATGCACTTGCATTTACATCTTTTGCAATTTCGCAGGCGTTGTAACAGATCGCATCACTTAAGAACGAAGGTGAGTGGGGTTGTGGTTTCAGATCTTCTTCACGATCGTAACGATAGTAAGAACTTCCTTCCACTTCTTCAATGATCTTCACCATTGTCTCCACTACCAGCGATGGATGATTACCTGTTGCTGTTTCACCACTTAACATCACGGCATCAGCACCTTCCAATACGGCATTGGCTACGTCGGTAATTTCACTCCGGTTTGGCTTTACACGGTCGATCATACTCTCCATCATCTGTGTTGCCACAATAACGGGCTTGGCACGATGGATACATTTCTTGATAATATCTTTCTGGATCAATGGTACTTGTTCAACCGGAAGTTCAACACCCAGATCGCCACGTGCGATCATAATACCATCGCTTTCGATAATGATATCACGGATGTTGGCAACAGCTTCAGGCTTTTCAATTTTTGCAATGATCTTGCTTTTGCTTTTGCGTTCATCCAGTTTGTTACGCAGAATAATAATGTCTTTTACGTTTCGTACAAACGAAAGCGCCACCCAATCCAGTTCCTGATCGATGATAAATTCAAGATCAGCCAGATCTTTATCAGTCAATGCAGGTAAAGAAATTTTTGTATCGGGTAAATTGATCCCTTTTTTTGAAGAAAGTTTTCCGCCCAATGTAACCTGCACCTGCACATCTTTTTCACGAGTGATGCCAATTACTTTTACTTCCAGTTTTCCATCGTCGATCAAAATGATATTGCCTGGCTTTACATCTTTATGCAAATCGGGATACGATACATAAATGCGTTCTTTGGTGCCGATCAATTTTTCATTGGTGAATGTCAATACATCACCTTCTGAAACTTCAATACCACCCCCTTCCATTTCACCTACACGGAGTTTTGGACCTTGCAGATCGCCAAGAATGGCAATGTTGTACGGTTCATTCTTATTGATGTTGCGGATATGCTCAATGATCTGTGCTTTGTCTTCGTGTGCACCATGTGAAAAGTTCAAGCGAAACACATTTACACCGGCCCTTACCAGTTCTAAAAGCTTATCGTATGTATCGCATGCAGGTCCAACAGTAGCCACGATCTTTGTTCGATGGCCCATGTGTCGTTTTCCTGCTTCCTTATCCATTTCGGTGTGCAAATATTTTGAAACTGACTTCGACATAGTCTGAAAGTTTGTTTGGTTTAGTGTAATCGTTATGTGTGCGGCGCAATCGCCTGTTCAATTGTAAACTAAAAACGCTGAGGTGTTTCTTAACTGGCCAGGATCTTCACGATCTTCATCCACTCATCGCTGATGCGTTGTTTTGCCTTCACAGCTTTATCCAACGGTGTAAAATGAAGTTTGTTATTCATGATACCGATCATGGTATTGTGTTTGCCCTCGATCAATGCATCAACAGCGGCATAACCCAAACGGCTTGCGATCAAACGATCCAGACAAGTAGGAGAGCCTCCACGTTGAATATGTCCGAGAATACAAACACGTGTATCAAGATGTGGTAAACGTTTTTTGATGATAGTGGCTACTTCATTGGCACCACCTGTTTCATCACCTTCAGCTACCACGATCATGTTCACTAATTTTTTACGGCGCTCTTTTTCTTCCAGCGAATCAACTACCAACTCAAGATCGGTTTTTGTTTCGGGAATTAAAATATGTTCTGCACCGGTGGCAATACCACTGTGCAAGGCAATATAACCTGCATCACGGCCCATCACTTCAATAATAAACAGGCGGTCATGTGCATCGGCTGTATCACGAATTTTATCAATAGCTTCAACTGCTGTGTTTACAGCCGTATCAAAACCAATTGTAAAATCGCTGCCGGCAATATCTTTATCAATTGTGCCGGGCAAACCAATACAAGGGATATCGTGCTCGTTAGAAAATTTTTGTGCACCACGGAAGCTGCCATCGCCACCAATGATCACCAAACCATCAATGCCATGTTTCTTTAAATTGTCGAATGCTTTTTTGCGACCGGCAGGTTCAAAGAAATCTTTGCTGCGTGCAGTTTTGAGGATGGTTCCACCCCGTTGAATAATATTGGCTACGCTGCGGCTGTGCATTGGAACAATGTCATCATCGATCATTCCCTGATATCCACGCATAATACCAAACACTTCCATATTGTGATAAAGACCTGTGCGTACAACAGCTCTGATGGCTGCATTCATTCCCGGCGCATCTCCGCCCGAGGTTAAAACGCCGATCTTCGTTACTTTTTTACTCATTATTAATCAATTAGTCATTCAGGTGTCAGGAAAGCCTTCTTCGTTTTCGCATGGTACTGAATTTCAAGAAGTGCCAAAAATAAGGAAATGCCATGATAACGATTGTTCGCTGATGGTTTTCAAACGTTTGCAGCGCAATCAATTAACAACAAAACGCCTTTTGCGGTTAGCGGATGCCTTTTCTCGAGTGATTCAATTCGATTTGATGAGGCTTTCAGTCAGAATCGGTTGTATTGCATTGATTTTTAATAACAGGTTTCAATTCATTTCTTATATTCAGTTTATGAAAGTGTTTGTAACCGGAGCAAACGGATTGTTGGGTCAGCACCTCATTCGCCAGTTAGTGGATGAGGGTAAGTTTGTGATCCATGCTACGGGTAAAGGCCCCAGCCGTTTATCGTATGGCGAAAAGAATGGGGTTACTTATCATCAGTTAGATATTACCGATTTTAAACGATCCCAGGCACTTGTGGAGAAAATTTCTCCACATATTCTTATTCATGCCGCCGCTGTTACACAACCCAACGATTGTGCAGCCGATAAAACTACTTGCTGGAAAACAAATGTGGGGGCTACAAGAACCTTGTTGAAGGCCGCACAAAAAGCAAAATCTTATTTCATTTACATCAGCAGCGATTTTGTTTTTGATGGGAATGATGGTCCGTACGATGAATCGGCAACTCCCAATCCCATTAATGATTACGGCGAAAGCAAATTACTGGCCGAAGAAATGGTGGAGATGAGTGGTTTGCATTGGGCTATTGTAAGAACAGTATTGTTGTATGGCGGAAAAATTCCGGGCGGACGACCCAATTTTATACAATGGGTAAAAGATAAACTCACGGCAGGTGAAACCATTCAGGTAGTAGATGATCAATTTCGCACACCAACTTATGTAGAAGATTTAGCGAAAGGAATTTTGTTGGTGTTGATGAAGCATGCAAAAGGTGTGTTTCATATTTCAGGGCGGGAGATGTGCACGCCCTATCAATTAGCAACTACTGTTGCCAATCTTTTACAACTCGATGAAAGTTTGATTGAAAAAGTAACAGCGGCATCTTTTGCAGAACCGGCGAAACGACCACCGAAGACGGGTTTTATTATCACAAAGGCGGTAAAAGAGTTAGGTTATGTGCCCGTTAAATTAGAAGATGGGTTGAAGCGTGTGTTCGGACTTTAGCGGAACTTTGCAGAATAGATGAATTGAACGGTCGAAAAACGAACAGGTCATGAGTGTGGTAAGAGAATATAGTGAAAAGCAAATTAGTTCTGCTCTCCATCTGCTGGAACAATACAACACTGCCTCAAATGAAGAAGTGTTACACCAGTTAAGAGTGAGCCTTAAAAAAATAAAAGCTGTTCTTGATCACCTACGCACTCTCCATCCCAAGAAAATAAAGTCAACTCGTAAAAAACTTCAACTTGTTTTTCATGCAGCTGGTTCTTTGCGTGAAGCGCAACTTCGTTTGAAATGGCTTGCTGAGAAAAAACTCCTGCTGTTAATTCGGCACTCATCTTTTGATCAGAAAATAAAGGAGGAAGAGGAATTATTTGTTACTAACAAACACGGCCACCTTAAAAAACTAAAATCTGTCAGTGAAGAAATTGATAAGTACTTAAAAAAAGTTGAGGAAGAGGATTTGCTCCGGTATGCGTTAGAGCTGAAAGCAAAACTTCAAGAGCAATTGCCAATTGTTTTAAAGGACAATTGGCATGCGTTGCGCAAGTTGATCAAACAATTACTATATGCTTATCATTGGCTTACTGAACAGGATAAATTAAAAGTGCTGACAGTTACAGCTTATAAAAGGCTGGACATGTTGCAGGAGAATATTGGTATTTGGCATGATGTGGTTGATTTACAGCAATGGCTAACGGATGGACAATTCTTTCTCAGTAAAGAGAAATCTGTAAAGCAACAATTCAATAAGGCATTTGCCTTGGTGCAGAAGGATATTGAAGTGAAAGAAAAAGTAGTGATGAAGCAGTTGCAAGCAATTAAAAAGCCGGCCAACCAAAAATGATTGACCGGCTTCTGTATAAATTTTCAATTACTTTTTTAACGGGAGAAAAACTTCTGCCATCATACATCTTGCACTTCCGCCGCCGTTTGTTTCAATGGTAGTAAGATCGGAATGAATGATGGGGTTATAGCCTTCCAATTCCTTCACTTGCGCAGGAGTCAATGCATTGTAGGCCTGGCTGCTCATCACTAAATAACGCTGACCGGTTTTGTTTTCAACCTGCAACATGTTCCCTGCAAATTGATTCATCTGTTTGTAAGAAATTTCGACGATCTTTTTGCCGCTATCGGTAATTGTATCAAAAACATTGTCACGCTCTGCTTCATCACGAATACTGTCTAAACAGATCACTACGTATTGATCGGCCACACACATCATTACATTGGTGTGATAGATTTCGCCTCCCTTTTCATCAACGCTGTAAAAACTGCAGGGCGTGTAATTCATCTTGCTGCACCATTCTTCAAATACAGTTTTATCAGTGCGTGGCGAAAGACAGGCGTACGCAATTTTCTTTTCCCTGTCTAACACCATACTGCCGGTACCTTCTAAAAAATGATCATCGTTTTCTTTTGAAGTAAAGTCGATCTGCTGCTTCACGTCAAACTTTGCAGCAATGGTATCGAGTACATGTTGTTTACGTTCGGCTCTTCTGTTTGTTGCATACATGGGGTAGAGCACAATACTGCCATCATGGTGAAAACTGATCCAGTTATTGGGGAAGATGCTATCGGGTGTATGTGGTTGCGGCGTGTCTTGCACAACTGTAACATCCACACCAGCTGCAGTTAGTTTTTGTACAAAGCCATCAAACTCAGCTTCGGCTTTTTGCTGTGCATTTTCATTGCTGCCTTCTTGCTGAAACGCATTGTTTACTGCTGTTTCAGCATTGAAATCAAAAGCAACGGGTTTGATCATTAATAAATGCGATGTTGTTTGCATTTTGGTTCATTGTTAATGGTTCATAGTTCGTAGTAATACGGTTACGGGTTATGAGTTGAATGTTATGAGTGGGGTCCTTAACTCATAACCCGTAACGCTTAACTTATAACTTGTCTCGTAGTAAAGGCATACTCATACAATGGCTGCCGCCCCTTGCTCTTGAAAGTTCAGCACTTGGCAGTAAGATCAATGTGTTCTCGATTTTTTCAGGATCTACACCATTTTCGAATTGCTGAAACGCTTCGGTGGTGGTGAGTACATTGAACCCCGCTTCTTTAAAAGCATCTGCTGTTTTATCGTTACGATCATAACCAATCACAACACCTTCTTTAACGGCAACTACATTACAGCTGTCGGTCCATTGTTCTCGCTCATCGTGTGGAAACAGGTTGCCGCCGCTGTAAATAATTTTTACATCTTCCGGGTTGGCGCCGAAATCCTCCACACTTATTTGTCTTAATAATGATTCAATACCGGGAAGCCGTTTGTGAATACTGTAATCTTTTGTTTTAATGTACGGCTCGTTCGTTGGTTTCTGGAATTGCAGAATTTCTACCTGTTCCATTTCCAATTGACGTGGATTATGTGACAGCTTGTTTACATAACTATGTCTGCTGATATGTTCAGCCCGTAAAATGCGTTCTGAAAAACGACCATACAACACCCAAACATTTCGTTTCACCTGTGTAAAGATGGTATCGATATGCATTTGTGCACGGTTCTTTGGAATTTTCACAACCGATACTTTTTCAATACCCAGTTCAGGTTTGCTGAATAATGTGTGAACCATTTCATTTACTGCACTGCTGCTGGTACGTATACTGCAGCCGATCACAAAATGTTTGGGATGGATCATCATGACATCACCACCTTCAATGGTAATGATGCGGTGTTTACGTTCTTCTTCTTCATACAAAAAGAAGTCGCTTTCTTCAATGATCTCCATTACTTTTTGCGGCTCATCTTTAAAGAAATAATAGAGCGATAAAAATTTAGTGAGCAACGATTCTCTTCTGCGTGCAACAGTAGCCATGCGACTCAGCAGAATGTGATCTTTCACCATAATGCCGATATCACGGGTAAAGATGAAGTTGGGAATAGGAGGGAAGATGTATTGATCTTCCTGTGTGCCCATTGCTTCGGCAGGTAAAATGCCTGTAATGAAAATTTTTGCAAGCAGTGGAGCATCATTAATATTTTCCAATACCTGCTGAATGGCGTAACTCGATTCTTCGTAAGAGCATATTGCTGATATTAACCGGAGCTTTACTTTTTCATCTTTGATAATTTCAGCCAGCAATTGTTGTGTGTCAAGTACTTTGTCGCTGTTGAAATATTCATCTTTGCCGGGAATATAACACCACGACTTTTTTTCTTCGTCGGCAGTTTGCTGGTATTGGTTGATGTAGTTTACTTTTTCCTTGTCGAGAAAATACAATAAGAGTTTTACATAATGATTGTATTCTTTCTGCATTTTGTTGAGGTGTACAATATCATCGTAGAGGTTATCGGCAAACGTACCCGGGATAATCTTGCCAATGCCACCATCAGGACTATGAATAACTAATTTCCGCAATCGTCCTAATTCGTTTTCAACGTAATAATTATGTTGAGCCATAAAAGAAATATTTAAATGATAAGTGTTTCGTTCTTGAATATAGTGAAAACAGGGAGTTCTTCAGCCAGTAACGTGTCATCGGTCATTAAATAAAAATTAATACGAATGCTTACGCACAGTTATACTGAAAACAAGTTGGAACAAGTGAATTAGTAATCGGGCAAACTGCCTTCACCTGCAGCGATCAGGTTGAGGAAATATGGCAGCAGGTTATTTGTAGTGATATGTTTCTGTAAAAACATACTGCAAGATAAGGAAATAAGACCTAAGGGCAAAAGAGAGCCGTTCATTAACTGTTCATTTGAAAATTGTATAGTAATTTGAATTTAATCAATGTGATGAAATATGCCTATCAAGCTCCTGTTTCTCTTGGTTGTATTTTTTTTAGGCTTTTTTGCAGCGAAATCTCAAGATTCTGCGATAAGTTTCTTGCAGGTTTCAAAAGAAGACGATTTGATTATCGTTGGAAAGATTATTTCTAATTCATCGATGTCTCAAACAGGTATGTTTCTGCCTCAAACAATGGAGGTTGAGGTAATTGAGGTATTAAAAGGGATGGCAGGAGTAAGTAGGGTTGTGATTAAAGGGGCTGATACTACTAGTTCAAACAAACTTGCCTTTTTAGGTCCGTATCAGGTTGGTAAAACTTACGTCTTTTCTTTAAAAGATTTAGGCCTTTTAAGCCATGGCTGCCATTCATTGGAGTTAGCAAATGGCAAGGTTTACGGTAATATTTCGAATGAACCTGACAAGCAATATGTAAAAAAGTTGGAGAAGCTTTTTGATTCTTTCGTGGAAGCAGAAAAGGGTAGGCAAAAGAATCAAAAAAGATATGAAGAAGCTAGATCTAAATTACATGCACATTATGAACTATTAAGTCAAACAATCACGTACGAGGATTTTAAAACTATGATTCTTGAAAAGTAAATTAGTCTGAGAGTTAATTAGCAGGCATATGATCAGTTGTTGTATAACTGAATCACCCCGCATAATCAATCCCGATCAACTCAAAAAACTCCTTCTCATTTATTTCTTTAACGGCTCCGGGTTTCAGGTCACCGAGTTTTAAATTACCAATCGAAATACGGATCAAACGCAGGCAACGACGGTGAATGGCTAAACACATTTTTCGTACCTGGTGAAATTTACCTTCCGTCAACGTCATCAGCATCCAGGTATGTGGATATTGCTGCCGCACATCATCCATGTGCACATAATGATCTTTTACATTTTCAACAATTTCAATGGACGTAGGAACAGCTACATAATCTTCACCGGTTGTAACAGGAATGGAAACACCTGTTCTTAATTGTTCAAGCAATTCAGGTGTAACAATATTTTTTACCATGATGAGGTAACTACGTTCATGTTTTTTCTTGGGATCAAATAGCAGGCGTGTCACTTTTTTATTGGTCGTTAAGAGCAACAGACCTTCTGAATGATTATCTAAACGGCCAATGGCATGTGTGCCTTCCGGAAATTCAAAATCAAGATCGCCCAGCAACCGCACATCATGCGAACTGACGAACTGCGAAACCATGTCGTATGGTTTGTTGATGATGAAATAACGGTGAGAAGTTGCTGACATATAATTGGCTGCAAGATTACAGCTTTTGAGCGAGTGGGTGCCTAGCTAAGCGGTGCAACGTCTTCAATCGTTCCCCAGCTCTTCAATACTTTAAACCGCACAAACATATCCTCACTATACCAGTTTTCTTTTCTTGTTTTCTGGATTACATCGGTGTGGCGTGGCATTTTGTAGGCAAACTGTTTCATCTGTTCTTTGCTGTCCCAAATGGAGAAGGTGGCTTGTCGTAACCACGGCGATTCGCCAATACCCACCGAAAACCGGAAGCCATCAGCTTTTCGCATATCATTCGACACAGCTTCCACATGTTCCCAAAAACGGGAGCGTTTGCTTGGGCGGATGGTGGCCCGGGTAAGCACGGCGATCCGGCCTTCGTAATCCGATTTGGCGGGTAATGCACCAAACGCCTGCTTTCCATCCCAGCTTCCATGTGCTTCGATGGGTTGGAGCAACACCGTCCAGGTTTCGCAGCCAAAGAACTTCCACCAGCCACGGATAAAACTGCCGTAGGCTTTTTGCTGTAATGTTGGCTGATCGTTGGTACTGAGTAATGATTCGTCATTCGTCACCACTAATAATCCCCATTGCTGCCAGTCGGGCGTTTTGCTGAAGGTGCCGCCTTTGCCGCACCCCAATGTTTTTGAAAAGTGAATATTCTTTCGGAAAAGCAGGGGTAACCGATGAATGGCCATCGCCAGCAGAGCGAAATAGATAAAGCGTTTTTTATAGCGAATGATGGTTAAAACTGCATACATATGTTCAATAACCGTTGTGCTGCAAAATAGTTCTTTCTGGTTTGGGTTGAAATTGCAGCGTGGTTTTGGTGGAAAGTGTACCTGCTGCAGAAAGCGATACAGTACAAGCGAGCGTGGCAACGAAGATGCCATAAAATCCTGCAGCTCACACCCAAAAAATGCTCCAATATCTCCAGTTAAGACAAAGCAGCCATATCGCAAACAAAAGCTTTCACTTGTTGAAAACCTACCGAAAACTGTTGATAAGAAGCAAAAAGGGTAAAATTTTATTACAACCTTAATCTCCTATATTTGTCGCCTTCCTAAATTGAAAAATAGTGCGTTTAAAGAGCTTAGAAATCAAGGGTTTTAAAAGTTTTGCCGATAAAACTGTGGTTAGTTTTGATGAGGGTGTAACCGGCATCATTGGCCCCAATGGCTGCGGCAAGAGTAATATTATTGATAGTATCCGCTGGGTA
It encodes the following:
- a CDS encoding arginine deiminase family protein yields the protein MAQHNYYVENELGRLRKLVIHSPDGGIGKIIPGTFADNLYDDIVHLNKMQKEYNHYVKLLLYFLDKEKVNYINQYQQTADEEKKSWCYIPGKDEYFNSDKVLDTQQLLAEIIKDEKVKLRLISAICSYEESSYAIQQVLENINDAPLLAKIFITGILPAEAMGTQEDQYIFPPIPNFIFTRDIGIMVKDHILLSRMATVARRRESLLTKFLSLYYFFKDEPQKVMEIIEESDFFLYEEEERKHRIITIEGGDVMMIHPKHFVIGCSIRTSSSAVNEMVHTLFSKPELGIEKVSVVKIPKNRAQMHIDTIFTQVKRNVWVLYGRFSERILRAEHISRHSYVNKLSHNPRQLEMEQVEILQFQKPTNEPYIKTKDYSIHKRLPGIESLLRQISVEDFGANPEDVKIIYSGGNLFPHDEREQWTDSCNVVAVKEGVVIGYDRNDKTADAFKEAGFNVLTTTEAFQQFENGVDPEKIENTLILLPSAELSRARGGSHCMSMPLLRDKL
- a CDS encoding spheroidene monooxygenase; translated protein: MYAVLTIIRYKKRFIYFALLAMAIHRLPLLFRKNIHFSKTLGCGKGGTFSKTPDWQQWGLLVVTNDESLLSTNDQPTLQQKAYGSFIRGWWKFFGCETWTVLLQPIEAHGSWDGKQAFGALPAKSDYEGRIAVLTRATIRPSKRSRFWEHVEAVSNDMRKADGFRFSVGIGESPWLRQATFSIWDSKEQMKQFAYKMPRHTDVIQKTRKENWYSEDMFVRFKVLKSWGTIEDVAPLS
- a CDS encoding pseudouridine synthase — translated: MSATSHRYFIINKPYDMVSQFVSSHDVRLLGDLDFEFPEGTHAIGRLDNHSEGLLLLTTNKKVTRLLFDPKKKHERSYLIMVKNIVTPELLEQLRTGVSIPVTTGEDYVAVPTSIEIVENVKDHYVHMDDVRQQYPHTWMLMTLTEGKFHQVRKMCLAIHRRCLRLIRISIGNLKLGDLKPGAVKEINEKEFFELIGIDYAG
- a CDS encoding CHAD domain-containing protein; amino-acid sequence: MVREYSEKQISSALHLLEQYNTASNEEVLHQLRVSLKKIKAVLDHLRTLHPKKIKSTRKKLQLVFHAAGSLREAQLRLKWLAEKKLLLLIRHSSFDQKIKEEEELFVTNKHGHLKKLKSVSEEIDKYLKKVEEEDLLRYALELKAKLQEQLPIVLKDNWHALRKLIKQLLYAYHWLTEQDKLKVLTVTAYKRLDMLQENIGIWHDVVDLQQWLTDGQFFLSKEKSVKQQFNKAFALVQKDIEVKEKVVMKQLQAIKKPANQK
- the ctlX gene encoding citrulline utilization hydrolase CtlX, whose protein sequence is MQTTSHLLMIKPVAFDFNAETAVNNAFQQEGSNENAQQKAEAEFDGFVQKLTAAGVDVTVVQDTPQPHTPDSIFPNNWISFHHDGSIVLYPMYATNRRAERKQHVLDTIAAKFDVKQQIDFTSKENDDHFLEGTGSMVLDREKKIAYACLSPRTDKTVFEEWCSKMNYTPCSFYSVDEKGGEIYHTNVMMCVADQYVVICLDSIRDEAERDNVFDTITDSGKKIVEISYKQMNQFAGNMLQVENKTGQRYLVMSSQAYNALTPAQVKELEGYNPIIHSDLTTIETNGGGSARCMMAEVFLPLKK